In Carnobacterium sp. CP1, the following are encoded in one genomic region:
- the pepT gene encoding peptidase T — protein MYKNLIPRFVRYVQTETRSNENSTTIPSTQSQVEFAKTLMAELKELGLKEVAYNTDNGYVTATLPSNTAKTVPTIGFIAHMDTADFNAENVNPQFHENYTGETLVLNKEQNVILSPEDFPNLKNYIGQTLITTDGTTLLGADDKAGIAEIMTAMEILLTDDSIEHGDIRVAFGPDEEIGIGADRFDVAGFNADFAYTMDGGPVGELEYESFNAASAIVTIQGKNVHPGTAKDTMINALKLALAFDAALPQNEVPEKTAGREGFYHLLGLTGEVEEARMEYIIRDHDRTKFEERKAVILSVAEKLNKAYNAERVTVDLNDSYYNMGEIIEKDMTVVDLAEQAMKNLGIEPIIEAIRGGTDGSKISFMGLPTPNIFAGGENFHGRYEFVAVESMQKATDVIVEIAHLNAANHA, from the coding sequence ATGTATAAAAATTTAATTCCGCGATTTGTTCGCTATGTTCAAACAGAAACACGTTCTAATGAAAATAGTACAACCATTCCATCAACCCAGTCACAAGTAGAGTTTGCCAAAACACTGATGGCTGAATTAAAAGAATTGGGTTTAAAAGAAGTTGCTTATAATACGGACAATGGATATGTGACAGCAACGTTGCCAAGCAATACGGCTAAAACAGTACCGACAATAGGATTCATCGCCCATATGGATACCGCTGATTTTAATGCTGAAAACGTGAATCCACAATTCCACGAAAATTATACCGGCGAAACACTTGTTTTGAATAAAGAACAAAATGTAATCTTATCTCCAGAAGATTTTCCGAATTTAAAAAACTATATCGGTCAAACATTGATCACAACAGACGGAACAACGTTACTAGGCGCAGATGATAAAGCTGGAATTGCTGAAATCATGACTGCTATGGAAATTTTACTTACAGACGATTCAATTGAACACGGCGATATTCGTGTAGCTTTTGGCCCAGATGAAGAAATTGGAATTGGAGCTGATCGTTTTGATGTGGCAGGTTTTAATGCCGATTTCGCTTATACAATGGACGGCGGTCCTGTAGGCGAATTAGAATACGAAAGTTTCAATGCGGCTTCAGCGATCGTCACTATCCAAGGGAAAAATGTGCACCCCGGTACAGCTAAGGATACGATGATCAATGCATTAAAATTAGCGCTAGCTTTTGATGCAGCACTGCCGCAAAATGAAGTTCCTGAAAAGACAGCAGGCAGAGAAGGTTTTTATCATTTATTAGGCTTGACCGGAGAAGTTGAAGAAGCTCGTATGGAATACATCATCCGTGATCATGACCGTACTAAATTTGAAGAACGTAAAGCAGTCATTTTAAGTGTTGCTGAAAAACTAAATAAAGCTTACAATGCTGAGCGAGTTACTGTTGACTTGAATGATTCTTATTACAATATGGGTGAAATTATCGAAAAAGATATGACTGTAGTAGACCTTGCTGAACAAGCAATGAAAAATCTAGGTATTGAACCGATCATTGAAGCCATTCGTGGCGGAACAGACGGATCAAAAATATCTTTCATGGGATTGCCAACACCGAACATTTTTGCAGGCGGTGAAAATTTCCATGGCCGCTATGAATTTGTAGCAGTGGAAAGTATGCAGAAAGCAACAGACGTCATTGTAGAAATCGCACATTTAAATGCTGCAAACCATGCTTGA
- a CDS encoding Nif3-like dinuclear metal center hexameric protein: protein MTIYGNDLINKFETFAPKHLAEEGDPIGLAIGTLAKPIKKVMVTLDVRPEVVQEAIEQQVDLIFSHHPPLFRPAKNLVTDQPQNKMYAELLKNDIAVYSAHTNLDVATNGMNAWLAKAIGLNNTEIMSVTKRESYKNLVVFVPVENQEQVLTALTKAGAGKIGPNYQDCSYTVEGTGRFTPVNQADPTIGQLGQAEKVHEARIEVVFPKRLTAKIEQALFASHPYEEPAYDIYTIENYVDEYGLGRVGNLAEPLSVSDFAEKIKSVFGVTGLRYVTDDASQFIHRVAICGGDGGKFYPAAIKKGAQVYITGDVYYHTAHDMLAEGLSVIDPGHHIESVCKAELQQLFTKWSQEMDWDLEIIQSNLNTDPYQFI from the coding sequence ATAACGATTTACGGAAATGACTTGATCAATAAATTCGAAACATTTGCACCAAAGCACTTAGCAGAAGAGGGAGATCCAATCGGGTTAGCCATTGGGACGTTAGCTAAACCCATCAAAAAAGTGATGGTTACGTTAGACGTTCGCCCAGAAGTCGTGCAAGAAGCCATTGAACAACAAGTGGATTTGATTTTTTCTCATCATCCGCCGCTGTTTCGTCCTGCTAAAAACTTGGTAACCGATCAGCCTCAAAATAAAATGTATGCTGAGTTATTAAAGAACGACATAGCCGTATATTCAGCTCACACGAACTTAGATGTAGCAACAAATGGAATGAATGCCTGGTTAGCGAAAGCGATTGGTTTGAACAATACCGAAATCATGTCCGTCACCAAACGCGAAAGTTACAAAAATTTAGTTGTGTTTGTGCCAGTGGAAAATCAAGAACAAGTACTAACTGCTTTAACAAAAGCAGGCGCAGGAAAAATAGGACCAAATTACCAAGATTGTTCTTATACGGTCGAAGGTACTGGACGTTTCACACCGGTAAATCAAGCCGATCCAACGATTGGACAATTGGGTCAAGCTGAAAAAGTTCATGAAGCACGAATCGAAGTAGTCTTTCCCAAAAGACTAACTGCAAAGATCGAACAGGCTTTGTTTGCATCTCATCCTTACGAAGAACCTGCATACGATATTTATACAATTGAGAACTATGTTGATGAATATGGTTTAGGACGAGTAGGGAACTTAGCGGAACCTCTTTCAGTTTCAGATTTTGCTGAAAAGATAAAAAGTGTTTTTGGCGTTACAGGGTTGCGCTATGTGACCGATGACGCGTCTCAATTCATTCACCGCGTAGCGATTTGCGGCGGAGATGGCGGAAAATTTTATCCTGCTGCTATCAAAAAAGGAGCTCAAGTATATATTACTGGAGATGTTTACTACCATACTGCTCATGACATGTTAGCAGAAGGGTTGTCTGTCATTGACCCAGGGCACCATATTGAGAGTGTTTGCAAAGCAGAGCTGCAACAGCTCTTTACTAAATGGAGCCAAGAAATGGATTGGGATTTAGAAATTATCCAATCTAATCTGAATACCGATCCTTATCAATTCATTTAA
- a CDS encoding DUF1294 domain-containing protein, which yields MGWDKRKAQKHQWRIPEKRLLLLGLFGGGLGGLLGMQLFRHKTREPKFKIIYSLGCFLMIFVLIYFF from the coding sequence ATGGGGTGGGATAAAAGAAAAGCCCAAAAACACCAATGGCGGATTCCTGAGAAACGCTTGTTACTGCTAGGACTATTTGGCGGAGGACTAGGCGGTTTGTTAGGGATGCAGCTCTTCAGACACAAAACCCGAGAACCTAAATTTAAAATAATTTATAGTTTGGGCTGTTTTTTGATGATTTTCGTTTTGATTTATTTTTTCTGA